The nucleotide window TTCCAGGATGCGGTTTCGGCCTCGCTCGCCGCCCTCGTCGGACTGCCGCTGCTGCTCGGCGTCGTCGCCGGGTGGCTGGTCGCACATCGCATCGAGCCCGACCGGCTGAAAGCACTGCTCGGGGTCGTCCTCTTGGTCGTAGCTCCCTCGCTCGCCCTGTAGATCGGTGTAGAGCCGGTGAACACGAACGTTCGGATCCCGTCGGCTTCGGGGAAAGACGCTCCGTGGTGTGGGATACAATGAAATACATACGGATATCGATTCGCAAGCAACGAACTTAGGGGATCGTAACGGCTAGTGTTGGTCGTCGCAGTGCTCCGCGGCTCACGTTATCGACGTCGACAGTGACGAGTGGGTCGCGGGGCGAAACCGGGTTCGGAAGACACATGTCAGGAACTACATCATCGTATCGAGAACGGCTTCGTGACACGGCATCGGGATTTTTCCAACAATACGGACTGGCGTTCGTGATGGTCGCCAGCTACTTCGGCTCCGGCTCGATCTTCATCGCCAGCTCGGCCGGCGTTCGCTTCGGCTACGCGCTGCTGTGGGCGGTCGTCGGCGCGGCGCTGCTCGGTTTCATGGCCCAGGACATGAGCGCGCGGCTCGGCATCTTCGGCGAGCCGCTGATGGTGTTCATCAGGCGGAAGCTCGGTGGGCGGCTGGCGACCGCGCTCGCGCTCGTCCTGTCGAGTGGCTGTCTGCTGTGGGCGTTCGAGCTGACCGCCGCCGTCGGCAAGGGGCTCTCCCTGCTGCTCGGCGGCGCTGTCGGCTGGATGCCGCTGGCCTTCCTCGCCGGACTGGCCGCCGTCGCCGTCGGCGTGCTCAACTACGAGGGGATCGAGCAACTGATGACCGCGATGATGATCGGACTGTTAGTGGTCTATCTCGCCGTTACCGGCACGACCGCCCCGCCGCTGTCGGCGATCGCCGGCGGATTCGTCCCGAGCGTCCCGGACGTCGGCGCGCTCACGCTCGTCGCGTCGATCCTCGGAACGACCGCGCTCTGGCCGAACTTCTTCCTCGAATCGAACCTCGTCGACGAGAAAGGCTGGACCGGGATTTCGGATGTCACCCCGATGCGCCGCGATCTCTCCATCGGCTACGCCGTCGGCGGTGTGACGACGATCGCCATCCTCGTCCTCGCGGCGGCCGTGCTCCGACCGGCGGGCTACACCGAGCTCGAAACGTTCCTCACGCCGGGGCTCGCGCTCGGCGAGGTGCTCGGCGAGTGGGCGCGCACCGTCTTCCTCGTCGGCGCGGTCGCGGCGGCGTTCAACAGCATCATCCCGATCATGTGGACGCCCTCATATCTCATCCAACATGCGCGTGGGAAGGAAGCCGACTCTGCGAACCGGAGCTTCAAGCTCATCTACGGAGTGTTGGTCACGATAAGTGGCCTCTCGCCGCTGATCACGATCTTCTTCGGCCTCGGTATCATCGACATGATCCTGCTCTTTCCGGCCTACAACGCCATCGTCGGGCTGCCGATTACGGCCGTCTTCCTCTTCTGGGCGGTCAACGATGCGGACGTGATGGGCGAATACCGCAACTCGCGGCTGCTCTCCGTGGTGAACGCGGCGCTGGTGCTGCTGGCGATCGTCTCGGCGGCGACGTCGCTACCTGGCGTCGTCGACGCGCTCGTCTCCGGCGGGCTCTGAACACCGCCAAGAGCTTTGTCGGTCGCCGCGGTAGCGATGGGAATGACGACCGCAGCCGCCGACGGGGGATCGCGATCGCGCGTCGAGTTCCTCGCGCCAGGGGTCGTCGCCGGCACGGCGCTCTTCCTCGGCGTGCTTGACTCGACGATGATGAACGTCGCCGTGCCGGCGATCGTTAGCGACCTGAACACGACCGTGAGCGCGATGCACGGCGCGATCGCGGTCTACTCGATGGTGATGGCCGCGCTGATCGTCCCGGGTGGGGCGCTCCGCTCGGTCGTCGACACCCGGCGACTCCTCGTGATCGCGCTCGGGATCTACAGCGTCGGCACGCTCGTCGCGGGTGCCAGCCCGAACATGGTCACGCTGTTCGTCGGCTGGTCGCTGATCGAGGGTGCCGCCGCGGCGCTCTTGCTCCCGCTCACCTACTCGATCATCGTCGAGAACTACACCGGCAGCGCCCGCACCAAGGCGTTCGGGGCGATCGGCGGCGTCACCGCCGTCGGCACCGCCATCGGGCCGATGGTCGGCGGCGTTCTCACGACGTTCGCGAGCTGGCGCTGGGGGATGTTCGGCGAGCTCCTGCTCGTCCTCGTCGTGCTCTCGCTCACGCGCTATCTCGATGCCTCGCCGAGCACGCGCCGACTCTCGACCGACGTCGGCGGCGTGATACTGTCGATCCTCGGCGTCGTCGTGATGATCGGCGGGACGTTGCTCGCCGGGCGCTACGGCTGGGTACGGCCGCTGCGCCCGTTCGTCCTAGCCGGCACGACGATCCAGCCACTCGGCGTCTCGCCGGCGATATGGCTCGTCGCCATCGGCGTGGTGATCCTCGCGGCGTTCGTTCAGTGGGAGGGGCGGCGGGCACGGATCGGGCGGTCGCTGCTGGTGCCGCCGAGCGTGCTGCGCAATCGGACGTTCGCCGCGGGCATCGCCACGTTCGCGGCCGAATCGCTGTTCCTCTCCGGGTTCATGTTCACCGTGCCGGTGTATCTCCAGTCGGCGCTCGGCTACTCGGCGTTCGAGACCGGGCTTGCGCTGTTGCCGTTCTCGCTGGCGACGCTGCTCGTGGCGACGGTCTCGACTGGCTGGCGCGCCTACGTCGCGCCGAAACGCCTCGTTCAGGCGGGGCTCGTGCTGATGGCGGTCGGCTTGCTGCTACTTGTCGCACGGACCGATCTCTCGCTGACGCTCGCCGGGCTGGTCGTTCCCATGCTCGTCATCGGCGTCGGGCTCGGACTGTTCACCGGGCAGCTCGTTGATCTCACGATGTCGGCGGTGCCGGCGACCGAGTCGTCGGTCGCCTCCGGCGTCATCAACTCGCTAAGCCAGCTCGGCTACGCGTTCGGCACGGCGGTCACCGGCTCGTTCCTGCTCGCGGGTTTCTACGGGGAGATCGTCGACGGCGTGGCGCGGCTGGCGGGAGCGGCGGTCGCCGGCGACGATCGCCGACGGCTCGTCGTCGCGCTCCAGGACGGAGTGGACGCGACGACGCAGGCACAGCAGGCGGCGTTCGTCGACGGGCTCGCACCGGCGCTGCGCGCGGAGCTGCTCACCGTCGTCCGGACGGCCATGCAGAGCACCCAACGGAGCGTCCTGCTGTTGCTCGTCCTGTTCGTCCTCTGTACGCTTCTCGCCGCGAGCTTCCTCCCGGCGACGCGCGAACGCGAGCCAAGTTCGACGCTCGGGACGGCGACCGATAGGGGCGAGCGGATCCCCGAGGAGTGACGACCGCGGTCGAGTCAGCGCGCCCGGCGGGCGTCGAGCCGCGCGGCGAGCTGGTCGGAGACGTCGGTGAGGTGAGCGGTGGCGAAGACCGCGACGAGGACGCCACCCAGTACGTCGTAGAACAGATCGAGCGCGGTGTCTTCGAGCCCGTACTGAGTGAGCACCTGCGCGGTGCCGAAGGCGGCCGCGGCCTCGGCGATCAGGAACTCAAGCAGCTCCCAGACGACGCCGAAGGCGACGATGAACAGGAGCAAGTAGACGAACGTGAACGCCGGCGGCATGACGATATATTCGGTGTGTTCGTCGAGCGCACGCGTCGTCGCGTAGGCGACGCCCGCGACCAACGAGGACGACAGCGCGTGTGTAACGTGATCGTACCACCAGATCGAGCTGTACGCGCTCGCGAAGTCGAGAACGGGCAGCGGGAGCGTGCCGACCGCATGGAGGAACATCGCGGTCGTGATCCAGAGCACGATGCCGACGTCCATCGTGAGCGTGTAGCGCCGTTCGAGCACCGCCGGCAGGAACGTGACCGCGAGGGCGATGCCGGCGTTCGTGACCGTTCCCACCGCCCCCGTGAGCACGCCCGCGAGCACGACAGCCGCGAGAATCGCCTGCATCGCCCGCACCAGCCACGCCTGTTGGGTCGGAGAGAGACCGACACGGCGGCGGATCTTCATACGGCCTCACCCGCCGGACGGCGTGCGGCGTTCGCGCGCAGTCGCCGTCGGAAATACCAGACGAACACCCCGGCAGCGATCAGGCCGGCGACCAACGTCGTCAGGAAGAACACCATCAGTTCCCGATTCGTTGCGAAGAAGACCGTGCCGAGATACTCCGCCGACAGCCACGAGCCAAACGCCCAGATGCCGGCGACGCCGAGCGTGGCGATCGTCGCGAACCAAACCGCGAAGCCTGGCGTCATCCGAACGGTGGTCGTCAGTTGGAGGGTGACGACGACGAGCAACGCGAGCGTCGCGACCGCGATGCTCCGGACGAAGCCGGCGACGAACGGCAGTTCGACGGCACTCAGACCGAACGGAAGCACGGTGAGCGCCAGCAGCGGCCAGGGAATCGTCCGCCGCCACGAACGTCCGACCCAGGCCGGCACGACGGTGACGACGACCGCGACGACAGCAGTGGTAGCGGTCACCAGCTCGCCGGCGAGAATGTTTCCGACGGCCGACAGCGCCAGCACCGCCGCAAACAGCCACGCGATGGCGGCGTTCGTCCGCTCATCTTCGATGAACCACTCCTCGGGCAACCGCTGGCTCATCGCCCGTGCTCCGTCGCCACGAACGATCGCGGTCGGGGTCGGAACCGACGGCCCCGTCGTCGAAGCAGTGCGGGCGTCATCGCATCACTACTGAGTTCGAAACGAGCAGGAAGGATAGATGTTGGGAGTCTGTCGCCCGAACTACTCGGTCTGGGTCTTCTCGATGTTGGTCTTCTCGCCGCGGAAGATGGCCGCGCCGTCCTGGGCGACCATCTCGGCGAGCACGGCACATTTGACGCGCATCGGGCTGATATCCACACCGAGAAGGTCGATCACGTCGTCGCGGTCGAGCTCGTCGAGTTCGTCGAGGGTCATCCCCTGGAGCTCGCTGGTGAGCATGCTCGCGCTCGCCTGGCTGATCGCGCAGCCGTCGCCGTGGAAGGAGGCGTATTCGATCGTCTCGCCGTCGTCTTCGAGTTGGATATCGACGGTGATCTCGTCGCCACACATCGGGTTCTCGCCGACGTGGCTGAAGGTGGGATCGTCGAGTTCGCCGTAGTTGCGGGGGTTCTTGTAGTGGTCGAGGATCTGCTGACGGTACATGTCCGAGCCCATGCTCATGATGGGCCAAATAGACGTGTGCGACCCAAAAGGATTCCGGGCAGCCGTCTCAGGCGCTGCGGCGCTCGCGAGCCTTCCGGCGAAGGTTCTTGTAGCCACACTTCCGACAGCTGTCCGCTCCGGCAGGGTTGCGGGCGTTACAGCGCATGCAGATCATCTTCTCGAGAATGCGCGCTTCCGCCTGGTCGAATCTGGCCATACCGCTCGCAACAGGTCGGCGGGGTTAAGCGTTTCCGAAACGGGCTACTCGGCGGCGAGATACTCCTCCTGGACGGCGACGACGTCGCCCGAATCCGCACAGTCGGCGTACCGCCGCAGCGGTTCGTCGTTGAGTTCGAGGAAGGTGTGCCCCCAGCGAAACTTCGCGAGGAGTGCCTCGGCGTGGGAGCGCTCGCCGAGAACACAGAGCGCGCCCGCGAGCGCCTCGACGGTCGTCAGCTGGAACGGCGTGCCGTAGTTCACCGGGTTGGCCGCGACCAGAAAGGGGAGCGCCCGGTGCGGCCCGCCGAGCGAGAACTGCTCGGCCTCGGCGGTCTCCCACGAGCAATCGAGCGCGACGAGCCGTTCGGGCGTGACGTCGCGGCGATCGGCCGGCGACAGCGCCTGCTCGGCATGGGGGTTCAACACCACACCCGGGGGCGTTTCGCGGGCCGAGCGATGGAGAGTGGCGAGATCGAACCGGGCGAGCTTGCGGGCGGTGCATTTGTCCGGATCGTCGTCACCCTCGTAGCGGACGTGCAGCTCCACGACGGCGCTATGCAGTGCGAAAGGAAAGCTCGCTCGACTCAGCGGATTGCGTCGTACTGCTCTTCGAGCTTGTCGGCGGCCTGGCCGAGCTGTTCGCGCTCGTACTCCGAGAGCGTCCAGTCGACGACCGCCGCGCCGTCGCTCGTGAGTTTGACGGGAACACCGACGCTCACGCCCTCGTGGCCGTACTCGCCGTCGAGCGGGACCGAGGCCGGGAGCACCGTGCCGGTGTCGCGGACGATCGATTCGACAATGTGGCCGACGCCGGTCGCCGGCCCCCACTGGGTCGCGCCCTTGCGCTCGATGACGTTCATCGCGCTCTCCTGGAGCCCCTCCAGGATGTCCGCGCGCTCGTCGTCGCCGAACGAGCGGTCCTCGCCGTCGATGCGCACCTTGGAGAAGACGGGCACCTGTGCGTCGCCGTGCTCGCCGAGGATCGTCGCGTCCACGTTGGTGACCTGCGTGTCGAAGCGCTCGGCGAGCACGTAGCGAAAGCGCGCGGAGTCGAGTCGGCCGCCGAAGCCGATGACGTGGCCTCTGGGCCTGTCGCCCATCTCGTAGAGGTGGCGGTTGAGCAGATCCATCGGGTTCGAGGTCGTGACCGAGACGAACTCGTCGTTGTGCTCGGCCAGCGAGTCGCCGATCTCCTCCATGATCGGTGCGTTGTCCTCGCCGAGATCGAGCCGACTCTGGCCGGGCTCGCGCGGGATACCAGCGGTGATGACGACAACGTCCGAGCCGGCCGTGTCCTCGTAAGTTCCCTGGCGGATCGTCGTGTTCGTGTCGTAGGCCACCCCGTGGTTGACGTCGGCGGCCTGACCCACGGTCGTGTCCTCCTGATCGGGGATGTCCACGAAAACGATCTCGTCGGCGATGCCGCGCAACGCGATGTTGTAGCCCGCGGCCGCCCCCACCGTGCCCGCCGCACCAACCACGCTCACTTTGACCATGATACCGGAATGACTCACGGAGCGGGCTAAAGCGCTTCGGAACCCCACTATTTTCCACGCAAGTTTACCCGGTTCGGCGGCATGACGACCCCGAACGGGAACGTCCACCGCTGCCGATTCACCACAGAAGGCACAGCACGGGGACTGTGTCCGCAGTCACAGCGCTGCGAGCACACCCACAGTCCTTTTTGAAGCGCGACGCCTTGTTCGGATATGAGCGAGTTCGACAAGGAAGCCGAACGTGAAAAACTCCGCAAGCGCTTCGCCGAGGAGGACGAAAAGCGTGAGACGACCGAACAGATGAGCGAGCTGCTCCTCCAGGGCGCGACGATGACCGACACCCACTGTGATCGCTGTGGGAGCCCGCTCTTTCGTTACGACGGCCAAACGTTCTGCCCGACCTGCCAACAGTCCGCTGACGACGGCGGGGCGGACGACCGACCAGCCACCACGGACGCGGCCGACGAGCCCACGCCCGCGAGCGCGAACGGCGGGCAGAGCGCCAGCGAACAGCCGCGCACACAGCCGGACGCGAGCGCGGATCAGGCCACACGAACCCCGACCCAACAGCCGCAGAGTCCGACACAACCGGCGCAGAACCAGCAGACAGCGGCTCGAACGGATGGCACGAGTCGGGCAAGCGGACAGCAGTCAGAAACAACCACCCGGCCCGCAGGTGGGGCGGGCGATCTTGGGGCGGCCGAGGCGTCGCTGTCGCGCACGCTCCGGGAACTGGCGGCCACGGCCGAGAAAACCGAGGATCTCGGACGGACGCGCGAACAGCTCGCCGCCGCCCGCGAGGCCGCCGAGGCGCTCGACGCGGTGCGGACCGCTCGGAAGTAGTCAGACCGTCTCGTCCGGATCGATATCGAAATGCGGGCCATCGCGAGCGATGTCGAAGCCCATGAACGCGAACAGACCGGCCAGCGAGAGGGTGGCGACGGCGTAAAGCAGTCCACCGTCGGCCCACGAGAACAGAACGGTGAGCAGGTTGACGACCCCCATCATGGCGAAGCCGAGTCCGAGGATTCGGTGCCAGCCGAACCGTCTGGTGAGGGGCGTCTCGAATCCCGCGAGGACGAACAGCACCCCAACGGCCAACAGCCCCGCGAAGCCGACCAATCCCTCGATCGAGCCGGAGAGCGAAAACCCGGAGAGGGCGAACAGGCCACCCATCACTGCGACGATGATATAGCCGAACCAGCGGAAACCGCGGCGCATGGTGCCCGAAACGATTGGATCAATAAAAAGAGTATCGCCGACGATCAGGGATCGTAGTCGCTGCCGACGACCTCGCGGATGCGCTCGGCGGTCACTTCGCCGACGCCCGACACCTCCAGGAGGTCAGCCTCGTTGGCGATCATCACGCCCTCGACGGTGCCGAACTCCTCTAGGAGGGCGCGCGCGGTCACGGGGCCGATGTCCGCGATCGCGCTCACGACGTACTCCTGCTGTTCGGTGAGCGTTTTGGCTCCCTTCTCGCCGTGGACGCTCACCTCGCGGTCGGCCACCTCCTGCTCGCGGCCAGCGATTACGTGCAGGAGGTCGGCCGTGTCGGACTCGTCGGTCGTGCGGAGCACGCTCGCGCCGAAATCCACCGCCAGCGAGGCGAGCGCGCCCCGGATGGCGTTCGGATGGACGTTACGCTCGCCGTAGAGGTCGTCGCCCTCGACGAGCACCACGGGCCGGGCGTAGTGGCGCGCCGCGTCGCCGACCTGCTCGAAGAGCGAGCGATCGCCCCCGGTGAGGGTATCCAGGAAGTCGCCCACGGATTTGCGCTCGACGACGACCCTGTCGGAGAGCACGTAATCGCCCACGGCGAGCGTTTCGAGGCGCGTCTCGCAGTCCTCGCGTGTCGAGAGATCGCGGGCGATGGACGAATCGAGCTCGCGTTGATCGACGACGATCTCGACACCGTCGTCGTCGGCTGCGGCGGCGGTCGCCACGACTCCTTCGTCGGTTGCGTCATCGGCATCGGCCTCGTCCTCGTCGGTCTCGGCCGTGTCGGCCGCTTCGTCCGTCGGATCGGTTTCGCCGGGCACGGCGAACGACGATAGCCCCGACTGATCGCCGTCACCGGCCGTCGCACCGGCTTCCGACGACGCGGCTCCATCGCTCTCGAACGCGTCGAGTCCCTGCTGGGCGAGGTCCGATTCGATGGTTTCGGCGGCCCCTTTCAGATTCTGGAGTTCGTCGGTCATCCTGGACTGCTCGTGACGGGACTTCCAGAAGTACGCCTCGTCGCGGGTGTCCTCGGCGAGCAGCACCATCACTCGGCCCTCGGTCTGTCGTCCCGTTCGACCCTTGCGCTGGATCGAGCGAATCGCCGTCGGCACCGGCTCGTAGAACAGCACCAGATCGACCTCGGG belongs to Halococcus qingdaonensis and includes:
- a CDS encoding 50S ribosomal protein L40e, which gives rise to MARFDQAEARILEKMICMRCNARNPAGADSCRKCGYKNLRRKARERRSA
- the mdh gene encoding malate dehydrogenase, which codes for MVKVSVVGAAGTVGAAAGYNIALRGIADEIVFVDIPDQEDTTVGQAADVNHGVAYDTNTTIRQGTYEDTAGSDVVVITAGIPREPGQSRLDLGEDNAPIMEEIGDSLAEHNDEFVSVTTSNPMDLLNRHLYEMGDRPRGHVIGFGGRLDSARFRYVLAERFDTQVTNVDATILGEHGDAQVPVFSKVRIDGEDRSFGDDERADILEGLQESAMNVIERKGATQWGPATGVGHIVESIVRDTGTVLPASVPLDGEYGHEGVSVGVPVKLTSDGAAVVDWTLSEYEREQLGQAADKLEEQYDAIR
- a CDS encoding NRAMP family divalent metal transporter, translating into MSGTTSSYRERLRDTASGFFQQYGLAFVMVASYFGSGSIFIASSAGVRFGYALLWAVVGAALLGFMAQDMSARLGIFGEPLMVFIRRKLGGRLATALALVLSSGCLLWAFELTAAVGKGLSLLLGGAVGWMPLAFLAGLAAVAVGVLNYEGIEQLMTAMMIGLLVVYLAVTGTTAPPLSAIAGGFVPSVPDVGALTLVASILGTTALWPNFFLESNLVDEKGWTGISDVTPMRRDLSIGYAVGGVTTIAILVLAAAVLRPAGYTELETFLTPGLALGEVLGEWARTVFLVGAVAAAFNSIIPIMWTPSYLIQHARGKEADSANRSFKLIYGVLVTISGLSPLITIFFGLGIIDMILLFPAYNAIVGLPITAVFLFWAVNDADVMGEYRNSRLLSVVNAALVLLAIVSAATSLPGVVDALVSGGL
- a CDS encoding iron-sulfur cluster assembly scaffold protein is translated as MSMGSDMYRQQILDHYKNPRNYGELDDPTFSHVGENPMCGDEITVDIQLEDDGETIEYASFHGDGCAISQASASMLTSELQGMTLDELDELDRDDVIDLLGVDISPMRVKCAVLAEMVAQDGAAIFRGEKTNIEKTQTE
- a CDS encoding Sjogren's syndrome/scleroderma autoantigen 1 family protein; amino-acid sequence: MSEFDKEAEREKLRKRFAEEDEKRETTEQMSELLLQGATMTDTHCDRCGSPLFRYDGQTFCPTCQQSADDGGADDRPATTDAADEPTPASANGGQSASEQPRTQPDASADQATRTPTQQPQSPTQPAQNQQTAARTDGTSRASGQQSETTTRPAGGAGDLGAAEASLSRTLRELAATAEKTEDLGRTREQLAAAREAAEALDAVRTARK
- a CDS encoding DUF367 family protein — its product is MELHVRYEGDDDPDKCTARKLARFDLATLHRSARETPPGVVLNPHAEQALSPADRRDVTPERLVALDCSWETAEAEQFSLGGPHRALPFLVAANPVNYGTPFQLTTVEALAGALCVLGERSHAEALLAKFRWGHTFLELNDEPLRRYADCADSGDVVAVQEEYLAAE
- a CDS encoding MFS transporter, with the protein product MTTAAADGGSRSRVEFLAPGVVAGTALFLGVLDSTMMNVAVPAIVSDLNTTVSAMHGAIAVYSMVMAALIVPGGALRSVVDTRRLLVIALGIYSVGTLVAGASPNMVTLFVGWSLIEGAAAALLLPLTYSIIVENYTGSARTKAFGAIGGVTAVGTAIGPMVGGVLTTFASWRWGMFGELLLVLVVLSLTRYLDASPSTRRLSTDVGGVILSILGVVVMIGGTLLAGRYGWVRPLRPFVLAGTTIQPLGVSPAIWLVAIGVVILAAFVQWEGRRARIGRSLLVPPSVLRNRTFAAGIATFAAESLFLSGFMFTVPVYLQSALGYSAFETGLALLPFSLATLLVATVSTGWRAYVAPKRLVQAGLVLMAVGLLLLVARTDLSLTLAGLVVPMLVIGVGLGLFTGQLVDLTMSAVPATESSVASGVINSLSQLGYAFGTAVTGSFLLAGFYGEIVDGVARLAGAAVAGDDRRRLVVALQDGVDATTQAQQAAFVDGLAPALRAELLTVVRTAMQSTQRSVLLLLVLFVLCTLLAASFLPATREREPSSTLGTATDRGERIPEE